A region from the Aegilops tauschii subsp. strangulata cultivar AL8/78 chromosome 5, Aet v6.0, whole genome shotgun sequence genome encodes:
- the LOC109733972 gene encoding nucleobase-ascorbate transporter 6, whose translation MAAPPPKQEELQPHAVRDQLPAVSYCLTSPPPWPEAILLGFQHYLVMLGTTVIIPTALVPQMGGGNEEKARVVQTLLFVAGINTLLQSFLGTRLPAVIGGSYTFVAPTISIVLAARYSGVADPHEKFLRTMRGTQGALIVASTLQIIMGFSGLWRIVVRLLSPLSAAPLVALVGFGLYELGFPSVAKCIEIGLPEIILLVALSQYIPHLVPLLGTAFERFAVIMSVAIVWLYAFFLTVGGAYKNAAPKTQFHCRTDRSGLVGGAPWITVPYPFQWGAPTFDAGECFAMMAAAFVALVESTGAFIAVSRYASATPCPPSVMSRGIGWQGVGILLAGLFGTANGCSVSVENAGLLGLTRVGSRRVVQISAGFMLFFSILGKFGAVFASIPGPIIAAIYCLLFAYVGMAGVGFLQFCNLNSFRTKFILGFSLFMGISVPQYFNEYTSVAGFGPVHTHARWFNDMINVVFSSKAFVGGATALLLDSTLHRHDSTARKDRGHHFWDRFRSFKTDPRSEEFYSLPFNLNKFFPSF comes from the exons atggccgcgccgccgccgaagcaGGAGGAGCTGCAGCCGCACGCCGTCCGGGACCAGCTGCCGGCCGTCTCCTACTGCCTCACCAGCCCGCCGCCATGGC CGGAGGCCATCCTGCTGGGCTTCCAGCACTACCTCGTCATGCTGGGCACCACCGTCATCATCCCCACCGCGCTCGTCCCGCAGATGGGCGGCGGCAACGAGGAGAAGGCGCGGGTGGTGCAGACGCTGCTCTTCGTCGCCGGGATCAACACGCTGCTGCAGAGCTTCCTCGGCACGCGCCTCCCCGCCGTCATCGGGGGCTCCTACACCTTCGTCGCCCCCACCATCTCCATCGTCCTCGCCGCGCGCTACAGCGGCGTCGCCGACCCGCACGAGAAGTTCCTCCGCACCATGCGGGGCACGCAGGGCGCGCTCATCGTCGCATCCACGCTCCAGATCATCATGGGATTCAGCGGCCTCTGGCGCATTGTCGTCAG GCTGCTGAGCCCGCTGTCGGCGGCGCCGCTCGTCGCGCTCGTCGGATTCGGGCTCTACGAGCTTGGATTCCCAAGT GTTGCCAAATGCATCGAGATCGGTCTTCCAGAGATCATACTGCTGGTGGCTCTTTCCCAG TACATACCTCATCTGGTGCCTTTGCTGGGGACTGCATTCGAGCGGTTCGCCGTCATAATGTCGGTGGCCATCGTGTGGCTGTACGCGTTCTTCCTCACCGTTGGCGGGGCGTACAAGAATGCTGCTCCGAAAACCCAATTCCACTGCCGCACTGATCGATCTGGCCTTGTTGGGGGTGCTCCCTG GATAACTGTACCATACCCATTCCAGTGGGGAGCACCGACTTTTGATGCTGGTGAATGCTTTGCCATGATGGCAGCTGCTTTTGTTGCTCTTGTGGAG TCTACTGGTGCTTTCATTGCGGTTTCACGGTACGCCAGTGCAACACCATGCCCTCCTTCTGTGATGAGTCGTGGCATCGGTTGGCAG GGGGTTGGCATTTTGCTGGCCGGCTTATTTGGAACGGCTAATGGGTGCTCTGTATCTGT GGAAAATGCTGGGCTGCTAGGTTTGACACGTGTTGGTAGCCGGCGTGTAGTGCAGATTTCTGCTGGGTTTATGCTATTCTTCTCTATTCTCG GGAAATTTGGAGCTGTTTTCGCATCAATTCCGGGCCCAATAATCGCAGCTATATACTGTCTTCTCTTTGCATATGTTG GTATGGCAGGGGTTGGGTTCCTTCAGTTTTGCAACCTCAACAGCTTCCGAACAAAATTCATCCTGGGATTCTCCTTGTTCATGGGCATATCAGTTCCACAGTATTTCAATGAGTACACCTCCGTCGCAGGCTTTGGCCCGGTACACACGCACGCAAGATGG TTCAATGACATGATCAACGTGGTCTTCTCGTCGAAAGCGTTCGTCGGAGGCGCCACCGCCCTTCTCCTGGACAGCACCCTGCACAGGCACGACAGCACCGCCAGGAAGGACCGGGGCCACCATTTCTGGGACAGGTTCAGGTCTTTCAAGACAGACCCGCGAAGCGAGGAGTTCTACTCCCTGCCCTTCAACCTCAACAAGTTCTTCCCCTCCTTCTGA